From the Phyllostomus discolor isolate MPI-MPIP mPhyDis1 chromosome 7, mPhyDis1.pri.v3, whole genome shotgun sequence genome, one window contains:
- the LOC114502122 gene encoding IQ domain-containing protein F5 yields MSPPEAAQFIQAWWRGTLVRRTLLHAALRAAIIQRWWRRVQARLLERRRRAALDSWVREAWAAVRLQSWVRMWRVRQRYSRLLHAVRIIQGYWRWHNCQTRGFVQGLYDIKENQLNLQVEISLGPDICRMQQCTALPIKE; encoded by the coding sequence ATGTCGCCACCGGAAGCGGCCCAGTTCATCCAGGCCTGGTGGCGGGGCACCCTGGTGCGCCGGACGCTGCTGCACGCGGCGCTCAGAGCGGCCATCATTCAGCGCTGGTGGAGGCGGGTGCAGGCCAGGCTGCtggagcggcggcggcgggcggcccTGGACTCCTGGGTGCGGGAAGCGTGGGCGGCGGTCAGGCTGCAGTCCTGGGTCCGCATGTGGCGCGTCCGCCAGCGTTACAGCCGCCTGCTGCACGCCGTGCGCATCATCCAGGGCTACTGGCGCTGGCACAACTGCCAAACCCGCGGCTTCGTTCAGGGTCTTTACGACATCAAAGAAAACCAGCTGAATCTTCAAGTAGAAATCTCTTTGGGCCCGGACATCTGCAGAATGCAGCAGTGCACAGCCCTTCCAATAAAAGAATGA